Proteins from a genomic interval of Nocardioidaceae bacterium:
- the rlmB gene encoding 23S rRNA (guanosine(2251)-2'-O)-methyltransferase RlmB produces MAGNSARRGAVKKSGKGNPTAGSGGRRRRGLEGKGPTPKAKDRPAHKNFQGDRFEGGSGASGSSGGSGGSGRGRPQPKRRSGSDAEWIAGRNSVVEALREGVPVQTLYVAEGAERDGRLREAFGQAADRGIALMEVTRNELDRLTRGAVHQGLAAKVPAYEYAHPRDLVAAAKAAGEPPLIVALDSVTDPRNLGAIVRSAAGFGAHGVLIPERRAAGMTASAWKTSAGAAARIPVAQATNLVRALGDLKDEGCMVVGLDAEGEISLPDLDLADGPLVVVVGSEGKGLGRLVGETCDALVSIPMTSGLESLNAGVAASVALYAVSQRRA; encoded by the coding sequence ATGGCCGGCAACTCCGCACGACGCGGCGCGGTGAAGAAGAGCGGCAAGGGCAACCCCACCGCCGGCTCCGGCGGCCGCCGTCGTCGCGGGCTCGAGGGCAAGGGTCCGACGCCGAAGGCGAAGGACCGTCCCGCTCACAAGAACTTCCAGGGCGACCGCTTCGAGGGCGGCTCGGGCGCATCCGGCAGCTCCGGTGGCTCGGGCGGCTCCGGCCGTGGTCGACCGCAGCCCAAGCGACGCTCGGGCTCCGACGCCGAGTGGATCGCCGGTCGCAACTCCGTGGTCGAGGCGCTGCGTGAGGGTGTGCCGGTGCAGACCCTGTACGTCGCCGAGGGCGCCGAGCGCGACGGTCGACTGCGCGAGGCGTTCGGCCAGGCCGCCGACCGCGGCATCGCCCTGATGGAGGTCACCCGCAACGAGCTCGACCGGCTCACCCGCGGTGCGGTGCACCAGGGGCTGGCGGCGAAGGTGCCGGCGTACGAGTACGCCCACCCCCGCGACCTCGTTGCCGCCGCGAAGGCGGCGGGCGAGCCGCCGCTGATCGTGGCCCTGGACTCGGTCACCGACCCGCGCAACCTCGGTGCGATCGTCCGCTCGGCGGCCGGGTTCGGCGCCCACGGCGTACTCATCCCCGAGCGGCGGGCAGCGGGCATGACGGCCTCGGCGTGGAAGACCTCCGCGGGTGCCGCGGCGCGCATCCCCGTCGCGCAGGCGACGAACCTCGTCCGTGCCCTGGGCGATCTGAAGGACGAGGGCTGCATGGTGGTGGGCCTCGACGCGGAGGGCGAGATCTCCCTGCCCGACCTCGACCTGGCCGACGGTCCGCTCGTCGTCGTCGTCGGCAGCGAGGGCAAGGGCCTCGGCCGGCTGGTGGGAGAGACCTGCGACGCGCTGGTGTCGATCCCGATGACCAGCGGCCTGGAGTCGCTGAACGCGGGCGTCGCGGCGTCGGTCGCGCTGTACGCGGTCTCGCAGCGCCGCGCCTGA
- a CDS encoding DUF4032 domain-containing protein — MRIVARGSDPGLVALPWHLPLEEWGDPYVVPVARGLSRHVVRIVRVGGVVCAVKETQERPAWREYDLLGRLGRLDLPTVVPLAVVTDRTSADGEDLGACLVTQFLPHSLPYRVMFSRGLRSESMPALVDAMVVLLVRLHLDGFFWGDVSLSNVLFRRSAGEFAAYLVDAETGDLQPTLSTGQREHDLVVASENVFGEMLDLQGAGLIDADLDLLPVVERLREQYDALWGELTATEEFSTAEMWRIERRAARLNELGFDIEELDITTADAGSTVRVRPRVVEAGHHRHELRGLTGLDVEEAQARRLLNDLASFTAATGSNDEDRHVVASVWLSEVYEPVVGMVPRELRGRLEPAEVFHEILEHRWYLSERHGRQIDIFDTAADYVRTVLPYRSTMAPESDEIDDGVVRELLFGV; from the coding sequence GTGCGCATCGTGGCCCGCGGCTCCGACCCGGGGCTCGTCGCGCTGCCGTGGCACCTGCCGCTGGAGGAGTGGGGCGACCCGTACGTCGTGCCCGTCGCCCGGGGCCTGAGCCGCCACGTCGTCCGCATCGTCCGCGTCGGCGGGGTCGTGTGCGCGGTGAAGGAGACCCAGGAGCGGCCGGCCTGGCGCGAGTACGACCTGCTCGGTCGTCTCGGGCGCCTCGACCTGCCGACCGTCGTCCCGCTCGCGGTCGTCACCGACCGCACGAGCGCCGACGGGGAGGACCTCGGTGCCTGCCTCGTCACCCAGTTCCTGCCGCACTCGCTGCCCTACCGCGTGATGTTCAGCCGCGGGCTGCGCAGCGAGAGCATGCCGGCGCTGGTCGACGCCATGGTGGTGCTCCTCGTGCGCCTGCACCTCGACGGGTTCTTCTGGGGCGACGTGTCGCTGTCGAACGTGCTGTTCCGTCGCAGCGCCGGCGAGTTCGCCGCCTATCTCGTCGACGCCGAGACCGGCGACCTGCAGCCGACGCTCTCCACCGGGCAGCGCGAGCACGACCTGGTCGTGGCGAGCGAGAACGTCTTCGGCGAGATGCTGGACCTGCAAGGCGCCGGCCTGATCGACGCCGACCTCGACCTGCTGCCGGTGGTCGAGAGGCTGCGCGAGCAGTACGACGCCCTGTGGGGCGAGCTGACCGCCACCGAGGAGTTCTCCACGGCCGAGATGTGGCGCATCGAGCGGCGCGCAGCCCGCCTCAACGAGCTCGGCTTCGACATCGAGGAGCTCGACATCACCACCGCCGACGCCGGTTCGACGGTGCGCGTACGCCCCCGGGTCGTCGAGGCCGGCCACCACCGCCATGAATTGCGGGGACTGACCGGCCTGGACGTCGAGGAGGCCCAGGCCCGGCGTTTGCTCAACGACCTCGCCTCGTTCACCGCCGCCACCGGCAGCAACGACGAGGACCGCCACGTGGTGGCCTCGGTCTGGCTCAGCGAGGTCTACGAGCCTGTGGTCGGCATGGTGCCGCGCGAGCTCCGCGGACGCCTCGAGCCGGCCGAGGTCTTCCACGAGATCCTCGAGCACCGCTGGTACCTCTCGGAGCGCCACGGCCGCCAGATCGACATCTTCGACACCGCTGCGGACTACGTACGCACCGTGCTCCCCTACCGCAGCACGATGGCGCCGGAGTCCGACGAGATCGACGACGGCGTCGTCCGCGAGCTGCTCTTCGGCGTCTGA
- a CDS encoding QacE family quaternary ammonium compound efflux SMR transporter, producing MTVWLLLGGAIFCEVAGTLSLRVAAMGRARWYAPVVLGYLAAFTLLALTLDAGMPLGVAYGIWAATGVALTATASRLLFDEPLTPLMVGGIGLIVTGVLLVELGASL from the coding sequence ATGACCGTGTGGCTGCTGCTGGGCGGTGCCATTTTCTGCGAGGTCGCCGGCACGCTCTCGCTCCGGGTCGCCGCGATGGGTCGGGCCCGCTGGTACGCGCCTGTGGTCCTCGGCTACCTCGCAGCCTTCACGTTGCTCGCCCTGACCCTCGACGCGGGCATGCCGCTGGGGGTCGCGTACGGCATCTGGGCGGCCACCGGGGTCGCGCTCACCGCGACGGCGTCACGACTGCTGTTCGATGAGCCGCTGACCCCGCTCATGGTCGGCGGGATCGGGCTCATCGTGACCGGCGTGCTGCTCGTCGAGCTCGGCGCCAGCCTCTGA